TGGGTGGCAGATGAACGGAGTTACGTGGCGAGGTAATCTGGCTGCTTCTCTGGTTCTCTGTCCATCATTAAATACAGAGACGAGCGACAGTCTGATTATCCAGCATTGGGTCGACAACAATCCATGCGAATTCATAAGAAAGAAGTTGTTTCTCTTGTGTTGTGAACTATCGCTAATCTTGATCGCTAATCTTTGCCAGGTAAAAACAGAGCAATCAAAAACGTCtcactttatttgtttctctctAGAAATCGAAGCAAAGGAGGCTTGCGACTGGCTCCGAGCCGCCGGATTCCCTCAGTATGCACAGCTTTTCAAAAGTAAATGCTTATTTGGAAAATTCTAACAATCACACACTTtcaaatgaacagcaaacaccGTGTTCACCTGTAATTCTGTTTGGTGTCTAGATTGCCACTTTCCTGTTGACTTTGACTGGGTGAAGAGTGATCATGTTTTCCTGGACCGTGACACATTAGACTCtctgtgcatgtgagtgtatgttttttctggattgtatttgggggaaattattattattttataattattcatGCTTTCTTTTGCATCCAGGAGATTAAACACCTTAAACAAATGTGCAGAGTTGAAGCTGGATCTGAGCAGATACAAACAACGAGTGAGTTGATGTTTAGAATAAATGTTCACACCATGAAACAAACATTGAATTTGAATCTTCAACCAGGACCTTCTGACATGTccatttgttattttgtaatCTAGGGTAAGGTTGATGACGATGTGGAGCCCTGTGCCATCAGCCCAAAATGGTCCTACGACCGAAAGAGTAGGCGCTGGATACGTACAGATGGTATGGACTTTCTGCCATCTGTGGACAGCCATATCGCAAGTCTTAGAAGGTCTGAAAGCTGTGAGGCATCTCTGTCAGACAGCAGTGAACAGCAGGAGAGTCTGTCCATGCACAGctccagcagctctgacagtgatGGGGGTGGTACCACCCTAAAAACCTCTGAAGAGCCTGAGACAAGCCGAAGCTCCTCTAGATCCTCCTTTACCTCCAAGTACCTGTCCCCAGACACCTCCTACAGTGGACCTCCATCTCCTGGAGAGCCTCATAACATCAGCAGTGAAGAGTGCTTCCCAGCAAAGCCTCCTCTGAAGAAGGGTCAGAGCCTTCTTCGCAAGATGGACAAGCTCAGAGTCCGAGGGTCAACGCTATGGCCCCATGGTCAAGGTGGAAAACCACGGTTAGTCATAGGTAGTCCTGTACTACAGGAGGGTCATGAGGAGGACAAGCATGAGGCACTTCACCATCTTAACCTTTCAGGGCTCGCAGATAAGACCTCCTGTCAACTGTCCTGTTCACCACCATATGGCTCCAGCAGTAGTCCCTCGGAGAACAGCAGTGCAGTCAGTACACCCAGTCCAATCACCAAGGTACGTAGTAACTGGAAAAGACAGAACGCTCAATCAAAAGCACAAAAGCCagtctgtgttagtgagcaagAGCTCCCCAACCAGCACGGTCTGAATGGTAACACCATTTTTGAGATTCCACACGGTCACAAGCCAGGCACATTTCCCACcgttttgcacaatactgtgCTGTCACCCACTGATGATACCTCCATCAACTGGAGGACTGGAAGCTTTCATGGATTCCATCGTCGTAGATGTCGAAGCAGTCCATCCGAAGAACCACCTTGCAGTCCTCTGGCGGCACAAGACCATCGTGTTAGCATTTACGACAACGTCCCAGATCACGTTCAAATTATGGATGACGATGTGTTTTCAGCCTTGGATAATGTTATGGAACGTATTACTGGACTACAGCAAAAGGATACTGCATGGACAGACAAACTTCCTGAAGATGGAGATTCAGATTTCTCCCACTCCAACTCGCATTCCCCTTCGTCTCTGACTGATATCCACCTTGAGATCAAAGAGCAGAGTGAAACAAATCCAAATGGCCCAAAGCAAAATTGCAACAAAATCTCACAAGAGAGGCCAAATACGGTGCATATCTCTGGGTAAGAGACACCACAGCCACTTTTTGGAAAATCTACGTCTGCAGAATATAACACTGTTTGGTTTTGTACATTTCAGAGATCGAAAACTTTACTGGTGCAGTGAACAGATCGTCTCGACACCTAACCCCACCACCCGAGCCATTGAGTCCCAACTTGCTCCTTGTGTTTCAATGCTGCAGAGACTGAGTCTGCTCAGATTGACCGTTCTCATGGATAAACATTCACCTTTCTGCAAACAAGGATGGAACTGGTAAGATATACAAGGAGataaaaagagtgaaaaaatgTAGACTGGGTTCAGAGATTAATTCTTTACTAATATatgaaaacacacattcactcactcactcactcactcactcactcattttctaccgcttatccgaactaccttgggtcacagggagtcttcgggcatcaaggcaggatacaccctggacagagtgccaacccatcacagggcacacacacactgtcattcactcacgcaatcacacactacggacaattttccagagatgccaatcaacctaccacagTTCCGGACAGTTGCCTTTAGAACTACTGGAGCTTTCCTGTTTGATTGTTTCTTCATCGAGTACGAATGGCAAACCTAGTTAGCGTAACCACCAGGCCATTTACATCAAGACAAGTCCTACACTCAGTAAGAGAACCATGCTTACATACAGTAAGCATAACCTAACAATAACCTACAATAACATAACTGATCCTTCTACTTCCTTAAGTTTCAGACCTCCAGAGAGATTCCCTCTGGGAATGAGAGGGTTAATAACCAGACAGACGGCACTCATAAATATTGCAAACACAATTATTTATTGAGACAAGCATCACTCAAGTATCAATACCACTTGCTGTTAGAATTACTCACGGTGCTGATATTGTATTCTTATATTGTACACAGTGTTGAAGGATGTCGATAGGCCGATGACATGTTTTTCCATTTCCCTTTCACGTTCAGGTTTTTCTCTGTGTTGCATTCCTACTAACAGCTTTTGCCTCATGCTCATAGACTGCTCATATATTCTGCATCCTATATGAGCAGATAGATTGTTCACCAGATGACACTACAGTATGTTGTCAACTCTCAAGCGCAGAGTTACTGTACCTGGTAACTCTAAAAACGAGCACTAGATGGTAGCCTACAGTCTCGGGTGAGCCTCTAGGCTTTTTtgtttgaagctatcctgttaATAACGTCATCCTGAAATGGCCAAATCTATGGTCAGGACCTGCACGACCAAATTTTACTTAACGATTTTGATTAACATAAAGAGTACGATGAAAACGAAGGAAAGACGGTGCAGGTCGTCTAACCGCACGTCAGGCGCACATCAGTCACCGTGAGGTATTAGAACGATCCATCATCTATTCGGTGAGCATTTTTGAGCTTGATAAATAAAGACGAGTGTAAGATGGATAGAAACACAATGAAGGAACAATCAAACATTCTACGTTATAAGTTCCCATGCGGAAAGTGGAGTAAAACTGATTGCTTAAGGCAAAAAGGACAGCGTAATTGACTTTTTGAGGGAAAAGTAATGGTCTATTAGTTTTAACAGCCATTGGGCTAAGTAGAAAAGAAATAACCTTGTTAAGTTCcctatccacacacacaacacaaacacacacacacacacacacttactttattTAGTATTCAGCTCTGTGAGTTCTGTGTATGATGCTTGATTTCAGATAAGTCCTGTCTGCTGCAGTCCAGTGGCTTCTTCCTCTCTTTTAATTTCTAAAGTACAAAATCAGCTGCTGTTGACAAAGCCACAGGAAGTCAAGAGATGTTTGTGCCATGTTTAGCCAGTAGTGGAGCATCATTGGGATAATGGAATGAACAGGATACCGATATTGTctttttaattgaattcaaaTGCGTGGTTTGATGCTAAAGAACGTTAGGCCGAAATGGAAAGTAAAGTCTAATGAAAAGCTTTGCTAGCTCTGATATCAAAGGAAACCACATTAGATGAAAATTGGAAAATTCACAGTCTGGATAGAAAGCTTGGCTAGTTCCTGGAATCTGAGACTCAGCTGGCATTGAAGTTTTATCTGTACAAAATAATGAGAAGCTGCTCTTCAGGTGTGTAGCTTATGAGCAGATCAgatctttgcaaaaaaaaactctatcGAGGTAGGTCTGAaatggatcataaaaaaacacttcaagCTTCATCCAATGAGTAAACCGCTATTACTTCTCGGTTGTGGAattcatctcactcactcactcatcttctaccacttatccgaactacctcgggtcacggggagtgccaacccttcacagggcacacacacacacacacacacacactacggacaattttccagagatgccaatcaacctaccatgcatgtctttggaccgggggaggaaaccagagtacccagaggaaacccccgaggaacggggagaacatgcaaactccacacacacaaggtggaagcgggaatcgaacccccaaccctggaggtgtgaggcgaacgtgctaaccactaagccaccttgaaCCCCCGGTTGtggaattaaaaatatatatttcattggTCTATTTCTCAAACTATAACCAAACTAGTAGTCTTATTGAAAGTTCCATGACTGTGATCATGGAGTTAAGCAGCAATGATCGAAACCTAAACCTTAATTAATTTAGTGTTTATTTGTCCCACAAACTTCAGCTCCATCCATTACAGCCTCTGTCCATTtgcaagcaagaaagaaaattcATGCATAACTTTTTAGTCCCTCACTGCACACgtcttttattttcacatctgTATGCGTAtttgtttaacacattttttcccTCACAGCTTCCACACCTCTTTAAACACTTGAGTAAGTGGAGTTCGAGGAGAGCGCCGCACTTCAACAGACAAATGAAacgacaaacaaaaacactcaccgGCTTTAACCGATGCTTCCAAAGGAGATTCTTCTCTGTATCTTTCAAAGGACATTATGCAATAGGAAAATACTCCAGTTGAATACAAACGAGGAAATCTTTCTCCTGTTATTTATTGCAGCCATGTTTGACATGCAGTAGCTGAATATCATGTGTTTTTCCCCCATAGGACGGTTCCGAAAgtctacagaaatataaaaggtTCTGAGCACAAGAACAGGAAGGTGTTTGGTGTACCTTTGCTTCAGAGTGTTCAGCGGTCTGGGAAACCGCTGCCCCCAAGCATCCTCAGAGCAATGGAGTACCTCAAGACTGAGTGCTTAGACCAGGTGAGATCCTCAGAAATGTCCTCCATTATTAAGGTCATGCTAGAAGAAGCATCAGAAAGTTTTGACTAGTCTAAAGGGAGATAAAACAATGGGGTTCTTTTTAGGGTCATTGGGTgcttcatcatcaccatcatcattgtacatgtttattttacGTTTCATCATTTATGTTCAACAGGTTGGCCTTTTCCGCAAGTCTGGGGTCAAATCTCGAATCCAGTACCTAAGAGACATGATCGAGGCAGACCCCGAAGGCTTCTCTTTTGAGGACCAGTGCGCGTTTGACGTAGCTGACATGATAAAGCAGTATTTCCGAGATCTACCCGAACCCATTTTCTCCAGCAAGCTGTGCGAGAGCTTCCTGCACATCTACCAGTGTAGGCATTCCCAAGCAGGCCTCCATTCGTACTGTATCTAATGTTGCGCGAAGCTTCGCTAagttttctgaaaaaaatttCCCATTGACTGAGTCATCCTTTCATCCACCACAGACTTCCCAAAGGACCATCAGTTCGCAGCCATCCAGGCTGCCATCTTCCTCCTGCCTGACGAGAACCGAGAAGCTCTTCAGtgcctcctcttcttcctccatgAAGTGGTGGCCTGTGTGGAGGAAAACCAGATGACCCCGACCAATATCGCTGTTTGTTTGGCTCCATCTCTGTTCCATCTCAACGTCCTCAAGAGAGACAGCACCAGCAGCAGGTCTTTGACATGTTCTTTCACATAccgtatatattttaaataaaattgaccATTTTCTAGCAATTCACTCAGAAGTTAGAtgtatttgattaattattttcccTAATCCTTACTTTAGGGCAGTTCTCAGGgcaaataaaagcatgaaacagAACGACTCAGGACCAACACCACATCTGGTTTACATCTTGGGGGATGTGGTTGAGTTTAAATCCTGCTGGgatcctgagcaaggcccttaaccctgaattgatcagttgtataaaatgagataaaaatgtaaattgctctggataacggcgtctgtcaaatgccataaatgtaaacctATCCTAGATCTACAAGATGTTACGTCTTAGTGTAAAGCTCAACTTAAAACATGagctgaataaatgaaagaatgattTCAAAATAGATTTCatcttggggggaaaaaagatgtCTGTCAGGGTGATTAGCTTaatctcaaaataaaaaatatgaaactttaaatatatctttacttgaaaaaacacttttgaaaaagcatttattatttacaagtTATTATAAATTAAGTGCCTAGGAACTCAATCATCAGTGACTTCCTGTTGCACAGAGTTATCAAATTAGAGCTGACAAATTGAAATtagggcagtcgtggcctaatggttagagcgTCTGACTCtcaaccctaaggttgtgggttcgagtctcggccacgactgaggtgcccttgagcaaggcaccaaaccccccaactgctccacccaaatggctgcccactgctccgggtgtgtgttcactgctgtgtgtgtgtgcactttggatgggttaaatgcagagaacgaattctgagtatgtgtcaccgtacttagctgcaTATCAcgtcactcattcactcactcacatagaAGCCAGATTCGTTTATTGAAGGTCCgaacaaatttaaatgaattctgGAGACAACTAGCTTTAGAACAACATGTCCACCACGTTCTTACTTCCTTCCCATGAGACATGGCGTATTTGGAGATGACAGGCCATGATAAGAGCACTGAGAGGAAGTGGAGATGGTAATGACGTCACCAGCAGAGCTCCGTAGAATAAACACATCCAGGAGGTCCAGACTGCAATCTATTTTCTGGCTCCTTCTTCCTGCTGAGCTTTTAGAGTGGAGTTCTCCAAATAATCCCACTATAATATGGAATCATATCTTTTCTGTCACTAAACACCAAGCATGATGTTAGAAGTAATAAAACAGGATTGGTCTGAAAGTTGTTTTGTGGAAACCTGACAAGAAACTGCAGCACAAATATacttatgacattttattttatttgtttttttgtttttttaatacagggCAGGTCAAAGGAAGTACAGCTTGGGAAGACCGGACCAGAGGGATCTGAGTGAGAACCTGGCTGCTACTCAGGGATTGGCGCATATGGTGACGGAGTGTACACGACTGTTCCAGGTACTGATCCGTTCTGATATCTTACAAAATCTAACATATGGTTTATATCCAGATGTATGTTTACACCTGATGTGGAGTGTTGAACTTCTcaagctccactcttctcttctgtgaagTCTGCActgagtcagggctctgtgcaggacactcgagttcttccaatccaaccttaaaggtggggtctccgttgtttgaaagccaatgttgacatataaaatcaccaaaacaaacacgcccctaacctaaatgggtcccacccctgtattgataactccgcccacacatacatacgtaacccaggcaactagcagaaagaaatgtgtctttatcatagctgaaggaaagaacaatacgattgtagataaacaaacaagcaaaaatgacacacaagtataatcatataaaggacaaaggcatatattagttctgtgtaacaaagcaaaaccaacgttactcacctatcgagaaggaaaaaagcgcctcggcgtcttaagtaaagttggtcacatattcacagattggagtttcctgagtcaataactcctgagctaaacactgttactacacaaaacacggttgtagctgcgtctctacattactacgatagaaaagaggtgttatttgtgtagtaacagtgtttagctcaggagttattgactcaggaaactccaatctgtgaatatgtgaccaacttcctgctccttcagttctgtccagcgctggaaagctgatcctatattaacacgtcctacttcttaccttatcgtaagtctttcttctctttctttctttgtttttatcctccatgtcaatgttaaaaccgctttctgctaacgtcacacatgcgcactgaacactccgcccatattgacaagacacgcccctttctgctcattggccatTGCATTTGTAATTCCTGTATACTTCATAACTAAAGATTAAGGTTTTTGGAATGCAGCAGTCTGTCCTTTTTGTGCAATAGAGATTGACCATttttgctaaaataaataaataaataaatgcaatttatATCGAAAGGGTTGATAAATTCCAAGCTTTTAACTGCACACGTTTCTGAACATTTCTTCCTGACTGACTTCCAGTAGCAGCTGATTATCAACTCTCTTATCTCCTCTTTCAGTGCTGAATAGAACGTAATGAAGGTGTGGAGATAAAACGTCACCTCCAGCACTGCACTTTTGTCTGCTCGGTTAGAAAGGAGACTCGTTTAAAAAGCGATATTCCAGTCGTTCGTCCGTAGCGTTTACATTAATAACGGTAAAGGCTGAACGGCGTACATTAAACATGTAGACTGTTCGAATGAGCCGAGTCAACGTCATTAATATATTTGGATAAAACATAATCCATGTAATGATGAGCTGTGGGTTGTTAAGTAAAGGATGATAGGAGCAGTCAGgttcagaattattggcacccttgggGTAAGTACAGTAATGCAAAAACGAATCATCTGCTTAAATACACATATTGCAGAGATGCACACGACGTCATGTGATTGACGAGCGATAAAGGAGTAATGCCATCCCTCACTCCCTGAGCACGCTGACCCATTATCCTCTCATGTGGTATCCCCTGACGAGAGAGCGAGCGCTTTTCTGTcatacaaataatacaaataataaaacgcTAGCTCCAGGGAgccataaaacattaaaaagaatcCGTCGAGTCTGCGGAGTTTTCCACGATCCTACTGTACATTCTGACCATCGGTGACACTGAAGTTCATGAAGTTCTTAGAAAGGGCTTCTTTAAATCAGCTTGATTTAAGGAGATAGTCTTGAAGATTTCCAAAACTGTTCCTTTTTTTGGACTCCAAATTCTTTCACTGTGAAATAATCTATCAAAACATTCTTGTCTggattttatagattttatagatTGTGTCCacgagtcctgactcattttagatcagattcaTGCCATTGGGGCAGTGgcggctcaactggttaaggctctgggatgttgatcagaggatcggggttcaaggccccgcacagccaagctgccactgctgggcccttgagcaaggccctcaaaccctccctgctccaggggcgctgtatcatagctgcccctgcactctgaccccaacctcctcagttggggtatgtgaagaaaagaattccactgtgctgtaatgtatatgtggtgataataaaggcttctatgccccgttttattctattctattctatccaGAAAATTGTTCCAAAatgctatttaaaataaaatgatatgatAGTAGAAGGTTAGTCTGTCTTTGAACGTTGTGGATAAAaattatgttataaatgtaaatgagatgaTTATCATTAGTCATGTTTGTATTCTGTTATAGATTTGTTTTCGTATAAATATCACAGACTAATCAGAATAAACCTCATTTTCCTTCAGATGCCACATTACTGGCACGAAAGGAACCCTGAAGACGTCCTGAACGTGGACAGAGGCTCTGCTTTAAATACAATCGAGACCGATCTCGCGGAACGCGCCCGGTTAGACCTCTCGACCCAGCAGCTCCTGAGGGAGGCGAGGGAGAAGAGCAAAAGCTGGGTCGCTTGCACCACCTCGGATCATGTGGACGTGGCCTTTAAAAAGGTGAGTGGTCATGAGTTATATAGCAGAAAGGTGAGAGATGGAAAGGCTCAGGTTGTGGTCACAAGGACACCTTTGCACGTTGCAGGTGGAGGACGGATACCGGTTACCGCTGTGGAGAGGGACAGTTGAAGTGGACGCTCCGCAGAAAGACGTTTTTCACCGTGTCCTCAGAGAACACGGCCAGTGGCAGAGCGAGCTCCAGCACAGCGAGGTCGAGACCTTGGACAAGGAATCTGAGATCTACCAGTACACCCTGCAGGCGGCTGGCACCAGACCACCTCAGCAATATCTGCTATTGAGGTACTGATCTAGCAGCAGGGTGTGTTAAGAAGAGGTGGCTCATGATTAAGGGCTTTTGATTggatggttgtgagtttaaatcgaGAAGATCGAGTCGATCCTTATGGAAAATCACATGCATAGTTTCTTCTAATCATGTTTTCaccaataaattataaattatagtaACTACAATGATCTAAACGCTGTGGTGGCTAAAATGTTGTGCTGGAAAGGGACGGCTCAGTAGTTCAGAGTTTGGGCTGATGATGATCAGTAGGTTGTTGGTCCAAGCCCTAATCAGAGCTTTAAACAAGGATAAAATGAGCAGGAATTTCTCAGGAATAAACAATCCTAAGCAGTTTTTTTAGGTCTGTTAGGGGTTAACACTTAACCCTTGGATGTCTGGGGCTCTTTTTAGGTTATTTTTACATGCTTTTGATTTTTCCTGTGTATCTACCAAAcctttagattttgtttttggcCTAATCAGCGTGAATCAGTTTTTTTTCGATCAGATTTAACTCTGAACACTAAATCTGCATTTCTACATGGTcttataacataaaaaaaaagtacattatgATATACATTTCAAGCCAGCGCTCCCCATATTTCTAAAAAGCTCTGTTATTCTAGACACCTAGATTAAAAGTGATCTGAGATGTGATCGAGTTTAAATGTTCTCCTTTTTTCCGGATGAGTAACATTCcctggggggcatggtggcttagtggttagcgcgttTGCCTCACACGTTTTACCTTCAATTTATTTGCGGGACAAATAAACACTAAATTAATTAAGATTTAGGTTTCGATCATTGCTGCTTAACTCCATGATCACAGTCATGGAGGTTTCAATAAGACTACTAGTTTGGTTATAGTTTGAGAAATAGAccaatgaaatatatatttttaattccacaaccgggggcacagtggcttagtggttagcacgttcgcctcacacctccagggttgggggttcgattcccgcctccaccttgtgtgtgtggagtttgcatgttctccccgtgcctcgggggtttcctccgggtactccggtttcctcccccggtccaaagacatgcatggtaggttgattggcatctctggaaaattgtccgtagtgtgtgattgtgtgagtgaatgagagtgtgtgtgtgccctgtgatgggttggcactccgtccagggtgtatcctgccttgatgcccgatgacgcctgagataggcacaggctccccgtgacccgaggtagtttggataagcggtagaaaatgagcgagagagagagtaacgTTCCAAGCTCAGATCAGTGACAGTGCTTCTGttattcagtacacacagtacactcaTGTCTGTCTTTTGCACCTCTCGACCCCTTTACCTGCAGGACGTGGCGGTCTGATCCTTCATCAGGACCTCTGTTCGTTGCGGCCACTTCAGTGGACCATGCTGACAAACCGAACACAGGGGTTACAGCCCGCGTGCTGTGCTGCATGTTCCTGGTTGAGGCGACGGGGACAAAGAAGTCACGACTCACACACTTCTGCCGCACAGATACCAGGTGAGTCTGGCTGATCTACACAAGCGAAAATAATGCAAGATCAGGAAAGATCGGTCCTGTATTTTCTTAGAAGATCAATTTGTTTTCTGCATAACTCATTCCAAGCTTTGGCTCTGTACAATCAACAAAACATAACAACGCGATCCAAAAAGACGTTGTTGAGAAAATTGAGACCCGTGTCCTGTCATGGTGGAAGAAATCCGAGagcaatcatttgaaaataTTGCGCTAGCTGCTTTGACAGCCGTCTACAGACTAGCTGACAGGTTTGGGAAGGTACAGGAAGAGATATATATTTACCTCTGTGTTGCAGTGTACTGTACACTTTACTCCTGAACCCAAGAGTCAGGTCCAGCGCTGCATATTAATTCAATTCCTCCGTGTCACAACGTTAAGTTAATTACGACAGCGAGTTTCACGCTAATCTTCGTATTCCTTTGAATTCTAAAACccaatagcaaaaaaaataaaaaatgcattaagTTGAAGATTTGTTGATATTCATTTAGGCCAAACACAGCTTCtcgtgtttatttgtttcttttaagtCTGCTTAACATCGTCTGTAAGCCTAATGGGGCCGATCTCATTAGCTAAGAAGGAAATTGAAAGTAAACCGGTCTTTGTGCGAGGCTCTTACGGCCCATAAATCTCACAAGAGTCCCGGTACGGAGCAGAATATAACTGTGTTTCTTTATCAGGGGCCGATCTCTGGAGTGGCACAATAAAGTTGGTGGGCATCTGCTTTCGCACAGCCTGGTGGCAATTAAAGACTCCTTTAAGCCCAAGACGAAAGATGTGAAGCTATGAAAGGACACAGAGGAGCGAATTGAcggaaaagaaaagcaaacaagcaaacaaacaaaaaaatacgtAACGTCGTACGAGGAGCCCACAGGCTTTCGGAAGGTGTTTCACAGCCAACACGAGACACATCCAGAGCTTTTGTATTGCAGAGACTATTCCGGTTGAGGAAGAAAATCAAACGTATGATGAGACGAGACAAGACGAGACGTTTTGGGACAGTCGGACTGCTTGGCTTATCGAGACTGACAAGGAAGAATGTCAGAGTAATGAAATGTCTTATCCCATTTGAAGGACGTTTCACAAGCTAACACACTGCAAAGGTTTCCTACGACAGCTGCAGAGAGTTTTCAAAAGGACGTCTGAGAGACTGTGAAAATCTGCTTCTTCTGGGCTTCCACGGTGTTCGACGTGGAGACGTCACTCAGGAGGTGTTTTTCCTCTAGCGGCGGCTCGTGATCGCAGATTTTGTTAAGGCAGGATGTTAATAACaactaaaatgaaatacaaCTGAGAGGCCAAAACTTTTTCATACGTCACGTGCGTTTCCTTTAAATGAATCCGGGTTGCCAGGTTTCTGCAACACCTACATCTTAcaatagcttaaaaaaaaacttcaaccAGCTCAAACAAACTTGGGATTTGATTAAGGAAGTTATTAGTTTGTGAAGACAATATCAGTTTCtgatataaatatttagaaCATGAGCACGAGGCAGGCAGCGTATTTATTAGTGCTTCAGGCTTGCAGTTCCTATGTTTGACCACTAGGTGCAATAATAACTTTATGGCGGTAAACTGAGCCTTGAGTTCACTGTACTACGGTCTATAAAGGAAAACGAATCAAAGTGGtcaaaaagaaatgattttgaAACTCGATCAAATTTGGGTCATGAGTATTTTAGTACGTCACCGGAATGTAAAACTATTGCACATTTGGACTTTATTAAGATCGTTGTCGTTTGTTGGTTAATATTTATGTTGGGACGATTCGACACCGGTCACGTCAAAGGGTTCAGAAAATTCGGCCGTGATTCACG
This genomic interval from Tachysurus vachellii isolate PV-2020 chromosome 17, HZAU_Pvac_v1, whole genome shotgun sequence contains the following:
- the si:dkeyp-23e4.3 gene encoding rho GTPase-activating protein 7 isoform X1, with amino-acid sequence MAHTPKTPLRRSFSEHVKNSTNKAWDIFWRSAREKRLSEIEAKEACDWLRAAGFPQYAQLFKNCHFPVDFDWVKSDHVFLDRDTLDSLCMRLNTLNKCAELKLDLSRYKQRGKVDDDVEPCAISPKWSYDRKSRRWIRTDGMDFLPSVDSHIASLRRSESCEASLSDSSEQQESLSMHSSSSSDSDGGGTTLKTSEEPETSRSSSRSSFTSKYLSPDTSYSGPPSPGEPHNISSEECFPAKPPLKKGQSLLRKMDKLRVRGSTLWPHGQGGKPRLVIGSPVLQEGHEEDKHEALHHLNLSGLADKTSCQLSCSPPYGSSSSPSENSSAVSTPSPITKVRSNWKRQNAQSKAQKPVCVSEQELPNQHGLNGNTIFEIPHGHKPGTFPTVLHNTVLSPTDDTSINWRTGSFHGFHRRRCRSSPSEEPPCSPLAAQDHRVSIYDNVPDHVQIMDDDVFSALDNVMERITGLQQKDTAWTDKLPEDGDSDFSHSNSHSPSSLTDIHLEIKEQSETNPNGPKQNCNKISQERPNTVHISGDRKLYWCSEQIVSTPNPTTRAIESQLAPCVSMLQRLSLLRLTVLMDKHSPFCKQGWNWTVPKVYRNIKGSEHKNRKVFGVPLLQSVQRSGKPLPPSILRAMEYLKTECLDQVGLFRKSGVKSRIQYLRDMIEADPEGFSFEDQCAFDVADMIKQYFRDLPEPIFSSKLCESFLHIYQYFPKDHQFAAIQAAIFLLPDENREALQCLLFFLHEVVACVEENQMTPTNIAVCLAPSLFHLNVLKRDSTSSRAGQRKYSLGRPDQRDLSENLAATQGLAHMVTECTRLFQMPHYWHERNPEDVLNVDRGSALNTIETDLAERARLDLSTQQLLREAREKSKSWVACTTSDHVDVAFKKVEDGYRLPLWRGTVEVDAPQKDVFHRVLREHGQWQSELQHSEVETLDKESEIYQYTLQAAGTRPPQQYLLLRTWRSDPSSGPLFVAATSVDHADKPNTGVTARVLCCMFLVEATGTKKSRLTHFCRTDTRGRSLEWHNKVGGHLLSHSLVAIKDSFKPKTKDVKL
- the si:dkeyp-23e4.3 gene encoding rho GTPase-activating protein 7 isoform X2, with the protein product MLITKIEAKEACDWLRAAGFPQYAQLFKNCHFPVDFDWVKSDHVFLDRDTLDSLCMRLNTLNKCAELKLDLSRYKQRGKVDDDVEPCAISPKWSYDRKSRRWIRTDGMDFLPSVDSHIASLRRSESCEASLSDSSEQQESLSMHSSSSSDSDGGGTTLKTSEEPETSRSSSRSSFTSKYLSPDTSYSGPPSPGEPHNISSEECFPAKPPLKKGQSLLRKMDKLRVRGSTLWPHGQGGKPRLVIGSPVLQEGHEEDKHEALHHLNLSGLADKTSCQLSCSPPYGSSSSPSENSSAVSTPSPITKVRSNWKRQNAQSKAQKPVCVSEQELPNQHGLNGNTIFEIPHGHKPGTFPTVLHNTVLSPTDDTSINWRTGSFHGFHRRRCRSSPSEEPPCSPLAAQDHRVSIYDNVPDHVQIMDDDVFSALDNVMERITGLQQKDTAWTDKLPEDGDSDFSHSNSHSPSSLTDIHLEIKEQSETNPNGPKQNCNKISQERPNTVHISGDRKLYWCSEQIVSTPNPTTRAIESQLAPCVSMLQRLSLLRLTVLMDKHSPFCKQGWNWTVPKVYRNIKGSEHKNRKVFGVPLLQSVQRSGKPLPPSILRAMEYLKTECLDQVGLFRKSGVKSRIQYLRDMIEADPEGFSFEDQCAFDVADMIKQYFRDLPEPIFSSKLCESFLHIYQYFPKDHQFAAIQAAIFLLPDENREALQCLLFFLHEVVACVEENQMTPTNIAVCLAPSLFHLNVLKRDSTSSRAGQRKYSLGRPDQRDLSENLAATQGLAHMVTECTRLFQMPHYWHERNPEDVLNVDRGSALNTIETDLAERARLDLSTQQLLREAREKSKSWVACTTSDHVDVAFKKVEDGYRLPLWRGTVEVDAPQKDVFHRVLREHGQWQSELQHSEVETLDKESEIYQYTLQAAGTRPPQQYLLLRTWRSDPSSGPLFVAATSVDHADKPNTGVTARVLCCMFLVEATGTKKSRLTHFCRTDTRGRSLEWHNKVGGHLLSHSLVAIKDSFKPKTKDVKL